One Candidatus Omnitrophota bacterium DNA window includes the following coding sequences:
- a CDS encoding radical SAM protein, protein MAKVALIQNIMVENMGYMYISAVLKEAGHQVEFFYCDHFSQKKILQKLNKFGPDLVGFSVLRANRNYFLELAQTIKESIETRTIFGNIDAILNPEIIDHPGVDIVCLCEGEYVMRELCQCLDRKESYCQIQGLWVKTAQGIQKNPMPESLVDLDRLPFHDRHLYDNYVSFRRSSYLRVSTGRGCPGSCSFCNNLSLRKYFGGSRYLRKQSPKRAIEEIEYQISQRKRVKFIFFTDEVFWLDRKWLYEFLDLYRLRIKIPFSANYNFLSDLDEEDIKLLSESYINNFIFAVESGDESQRINLLQKRVTDEKILRIAQWLKKYKIKYVSSVMFGLPKDSVKDHIDRMNFYKKLNPSYLWSAFFQPYPGTQLAELPDVKCAFFTDREFSPTVHHSLCVASEDSLQISNLKKVYFLCVKFPIFSNFLVWLTKFRIPFLFDLLFMIHFSYYMFAFERISIFHFFMHLKAFCFNPILNKFKAKGN, encoded by the coding sequence ATGGCAAAAGTTGCATTAATCCAGAATATTATGGTCGAGAATATGGGATATATGTATATCTCTGCCGTTCTCAAGGAAGCTGGACATCAAGTAGAATTTTTTTATTGTGATCATTTCTCGCAGAAAAAAATATTACAAAAATTAAATAAATTTGGACCTGATTTAGTCGGCTTTTCAGTTTTGAGAGCTAACCGAAACTATTTTCTTGAGTTAGCTCAAACGATAAAAGAGTCTATCGAAACGCGCACTATTTTTGGTAATATTGATGCGATTTTAAATCCTGAAATTATTGATCATCCTGGCGTTGATATTGTTTGTTTATGCGAGGGTGAGTATGTCATGCGGGAACTATGTCAGTGCCTAGATCGCAAAGAGTCATATTGTCAGATTCAAGGATTATGGGTTAAGACAGCTCAGGGGATTCAAAAAAATCCTATGCCAGAGAGTTTAGTTGATTTAGATCGGTTGCCGTTTCATGATCGGCATCTTTATGATAATTATGTTTCTTTTCGTCGTAGTTCCTATTTGAGAGTTTCGACAGGTAGGGGGTGTCCTGGGAGCTGTTCGTTTTGTAATAATTTATCTTTAAGAAAATATTTTGGAGGAAGCCGGTATCTTCGCAAGCAAAGCCCGAAGCGTGCCATCGAAGAAATAGAATATCAGATTTCACAAAGAAAGCGTGTAAAGTTTATTTTCTTTACTGATGAAGTATTTTGGCTAGATCGTAAGTGGCTTTATGAATTTCTTGATTTGTATAGACTTCGAATTAAGATACCTTTTAGCGCGAATTATAATTTTTTATCTGATTTAGATGAAGAAGACATTAAATTGCTTTCTGAATCTTATATTAATAATTTTATTTTTGCTGTTGAGAGCGGGGATGAGAGTCAGCGTATTAATCTTTTGCAAAAGCGTGTTACAGATGAAAAAATTTTGCGTATTGCGCAATGGCTTAAGAAATATAAAATTAAATATGTTTCAAGTGTGATGTTTGGATTGCCAAAAGATTCTGTTAAAGATCATATCGATCGAATGAATTTTTATAAAAAGTTAAATCCGTCATATCTTTGGTCGGCTTTTTTTCAGCCTTATCCAGGAACTCAGCTAGCTGAATTGCCAGATGTAAAGTGTGCGTTTTTTACTGATAGAGAATTTTCCCCTACGGTTCATCATTCTCTGTGCGTTGCTTCAGAAGATTCTTTGCAGATTTCGAATCTTAAAAAAGTTTATTTTTTATGTGTAAAATTCCCCATTTTTTCTAATTTCTTAGTTTGGCTGACGAAATTTCGAATTCCGTTTTTGTTTGATCTTTTATTTATGATACATTTTTCCTACTATATGTTTGCTTTTGAAAGAATTTCGATCTTTCATTTTTTTATGCATCTAAAAGCGTTTTGTTTTAATCCAATTTTAAATAAGTTTAAGGCGAAGGGGAATTAA
- a CDS encoding glycosyltransferase family 2 protein, with the protein MISVIIPAFNEQENLDELYQRLSDVALKVKGHDFEFIFVDDCSADDTQKMLKILNEKDKRVKAIRFARNSGSHAALAAGLNSCCGDCAIALAADLQDPPELISSLVEKWEKGAKTVWAARSRRDGESFSVRIFSRIYYALINALTNIQVSALGADVFLIDRKVIEALRKMPEKHSSIYMAIAWLGFTQETICYVKEARHKGKSKWNLRMKVKLLLDSILSFSDIFIRLISIFGFLMAFSGFVYALSIICRYFFFGIPGQGWSSLIVAIFVLGGIQMIMLGILGEYVWRTFDESRNRPQYVVDYTIGLG; encoded by the coding sequence ATGATTTCAGTCATCATTCCCGCATTTAATGAGCAAGAAAATTTGGATGAATTGTATCAGCGTTTATCTGATGTTGCTTTGAAGGTCAAAGGACATGATTTTGAGTTTATTTTTGTTGATGATTGCTCGGCCGATGATACGCAAAAGATGCTGAAAATTCTAAACGAAAAAGATAAAAGAGTTAAGGCCATTCGTTTTGCGCGTAACTCTGGAAGTCATGCTGCCTTAGCGGCTGGGTTGAATTCTTGTTGTGGCGATTGTGCTATTGCGCTTGCGGCAGATTTGCAGGATCCTCCGGAGTTAATTTCTTCTTTGGTGGAGAAGTGGGAAAAAGGAGCAAAGACAGTTTGGGCTGCTCGCTCAAGAAGAGATGGGGAAAGTTTTAGCGTAAGGATTTTTTCAAGAATTTATTATGCGCTGATTAATGCATTGACGAATATCCAAGTGTCGGCCTTGGGTGCAGATGTTTTTTTGATTGACCGAAAGGTTATCGAAGCGTTAAGAAAAATGCCGGAAAAGCATAGCTCAATTTATATGGCGATTGCTTGGTTAGGCTTTACACAAGAGACTATATGTTATGTGAAAGAGGCCAGGCACAAAGGAAAGTCTAAATGGAATTTGAGGATGAAGGTTAAGCTGTTGTTGGATTCGATTTTATCTTTTAGCGATATTTTTATTCGCTTGATAAGTATTTTTGGTTTTTTGATGGCATTTAGCGGTTTCGTATATGCTCTTTCAATTATTTGTCGATATTTCTTTTTTGGGATTCCCGGCCAAGGATGGTCTTCCCTTATTGTCGCGATTTTTGTACTAGGAGGCATTCAAATGATAATGCTCGGTATCTTAGGTGAATATGTGTGGCGTACTTTTGATGAATCGCGCAATCGACCACAGTATGTTGTTGACTATACCATTGGCTTGGGGTAA
- a CDS encoding NeuD/PglB/VioB family sugar acetyltransferase — protein MSKKLLLFPFGGSARETLVTIQSCPILSNEWDVVGFVDDDSETKEKQCCGVKVLGGREVFDEYKDTYVLAVPAHPDIYLKRKEIIDNLNIDLKRWATIIHSSCVVSKDAHIGVNTVIMPYSFVSAGVSIGNHCMILSRAVISHDVCVADYCCFGGHVTISGSVKIGEQSYIGSSATIRENVSVGERSLVGMGSNVVTNVGEKRVVAGNPAKEIERTS, from the coding sequence ATGTCTAAAAAGTTACTCTTATTTCCTTTTGGAGGAAGCGCTCGAGAAACGCTTGTAACGATTCAATCTTGCCCAATTTTATCGAATGAGTGGGATGTTGTTGGCTTTGTTGATGATGATTCAGAAACAAAAGAAAAACAATGTTGCGGTGTTAAGGTTCTAGGAGGACGCGAAGTTTTTGATGAGTACAAGGATACCTATGTTTTAGCTGTTCCAGCACATCCAGATATTTATTTAAAGAGAAAAGAAATTATTGATAATCTAAATATTGATCTAAAGCGATGGGCAACCATCATTCATTCGTCTTGTGTTGTTTCTAAAGATGCTCACATTGGAGTTAATACTGTTATTATGCCGTACAGTTTTGTTAGCGCAGGAGTAAGCATTGGAAATCATTGCATGATTTTGTCTCGGGCTGTTATTTCACATGATGTGTGTGTTGCAGATTATTGTTGTTTTGGTGGTCATGTAACGATTTCTGGATCTGTTAAGATTGGCGAACAGTCTTACATTGGATCGTCGGCAACGATTCGAGAAAACGTCTCTGTTGGAGAAAGAAGTTTAGTTGGAATGGGTTCTAATGTTGTCACAAATGTCGGAGAAAAAAGAGTTGTTGCAGGAAATCCTGCAAAAGAAATTGAAAGAACTAGTTAA
- a CDS encoding DegT/DnrJ/EryC1/StrS family aminotransferase yields the protein MARESENLKKIIPITRPFLGEEEVEAASEVIRSGWVTQGPKVKEFEDAFATFVGSKHACAVSNCTTALHLALLAVGVKPGDIVVTVSHSFIATANAARYCGGESVFIDIEKDGFNMCPESLKEFLLNECEKRPNGLFYKNVNKLIRSESPLSILVGEDKGKIENCGRIAAILVVHQMGIPSDLKAILPIAHSHKIPVVEDAAFATGSEISLDEGKTWEKIGKPHADVACFSFHPRKPLVTGEGGMLTTSNEEYDALFRLLRHQGMAVSDLVRHESKKIIIEDYIVTGYNYRMTDIQAAIGIEQLKRLPEMIRRKKEAADFYSKNLSDISWLKTFKESSFARCNWQNYPVVINERSPMDRNSLMQHFLDQGVSTRPCVMNAHRELPYKTDLWFLPNSDKARDQGILLPLFYQITQEDLEKVVEVFRNV from the coding sequence ATGGCTAGAGAATCAGAAAATTTGAAAAAAATAATACCGATTACTCGTCCATTTCTTGGTGAAGAAGAGGTTGAGGCGGCATCTGAAGTGATTCGTTCAGGCTGGGTTACGCAAGGTCCAAAAGTAAAAGAATTTGAAGATGCTTTTGCTACTTTTGTTGGATCCAAACATGCATGTGCTGTATCTAATTGCACAACTGCGCTTCATTTGGCTCTTTTGGCTGTTGGCGTTAAGCCTGGAGATATTGTTGTTACAGTTAGCCATTCTTTTATTGCAACGGCTAATGCTGCTCGATATTGTGGCGGAGAGTCAGTTTTTATTGATATTGAAAAAGATGGTTTTAATATGTGCCCGGAGAGTCTTAAAGAATTTTTGCTAAATGAATGTGAGAAACGGCCAAATGGATTGTTTTATAAAAATGTTAACAAGCTGATTCGAAGCGAGTCACCTTTGTCAATTCTTGTTGGCGAAGACAAAGGAAAGATTGAAAACTGCGGCCGTATTGCTGCTATTTTAGTTGTTCATCAGATGGGTATTCCATCTGATTTAAAAGCAATCTTGCCGATTGCTCATTCCCATAAGATTCCTGTTGTTGAAGATGCGGCATTCGCAACCGGTAGTGAAATATCTCTGGATGAAGGAAAGACATGGGAGAAAATTGGAAAACCACACGCTGATGTTGCTTGCTTTTCATTTCATCCAAGAAAACCTTTGGTGACGGGGGAAGGTGGAATGCTGACAACAAGCAATGAAGAATATGATGCATTGTTTCGGTTGTTGCGGCATCAGGGCATGGCTGTATCTGATCTTGTTCGACATGAATCAAAGAAGATTATTATTGAGGATTATATTGTCACAGGCTACAACTATCGCATGACAGATATTCAGGCTGCGATTGGTATTGAGCAGTTAAAACGATTGCCAGAGATGATCCGTCGAAAAAAAGAAGCGGCTGATTTCTATTCTAAAAATCTTTCAGACATTTCTTGGCTAAAAACATTTAAAGAGTCTTCTTTCGCGCGTTGTAATTGGCAGAATTATCCTGTTGTTATTAATGAGCGTTCGCCAATGGATCGCAATTCTTTGATGCAACACTTTTTGGATCAAGGTGTTTCAACGCGTCCCTGCGTTATGAATGCTCATCGTGAACTTCCGTACAAAACAGATTTATGGTTTTTGCCAAATTCAGATAAGGCAAGAGATCAGGGGATTCTTTTGCCTTTATTTTATCAAATTACTCAAGAAGATTTAGAAAAAGTTGTTGAGGTTTTTAGAAATGTCTAA